Proteins found in one Anopheles aquasalis chromosome 3, idAnoAquaMG_Q_19, whole genome shotgun sequence genomic segment:
- the LOC126578968 gene encoding endochitinase-like, translated as MDIHKQKVVQQQWLINSVSSRWLLCVVVIGVLLRGGTLANASRSRRLVCYFTNWSPSRPAEFAYGIDDIPAELCTHVTYYAAGVDAQNYELKTDNAKYDILQDGFKKFANLKKTHPHLRLSVTVACEESRCGAFTAMASSLVRRQKFITSTMQFLERYGIDGIEIGWIWPGGDSSDRRADKDNLYHLIVELKRSFKETGNDWEVVVFVPMKRNKIEQGFHQQLICQAADFVHLTGYDIREDCKTFADVHSPMNNRAFDQGELIDANVKGGIQHWIAAGCPAEKIVLEVALYGRSYTLANEAEHDLAAPITGPGHIGQYTRSSSYKAYFEICIELKSPGWTIDWDVQGMCPYAYNGDQWVGFENENSVTEKAVYAAATGLAGLYAYPIDLDDYKGVCGKKYPLLNALRDAYELDKAPEDKEDDLTFAIWRYRRTVPSTIST; from the exons ATGGACATTCACAAACAGAAAGTAGTGCAACAACAGTGGCTCATCAATTCCGTCAGTTCGCGATGGTTGTTGTGTGTCGTTGTCATCGGTGTGCTACTGCGTGGTGGGACTTTAGCTAACGCCTCCCGCTCACGGCGGCTCGTCTGTTACTTCACCAACTGGTCACCGAGCCGTCCGGCCGAGTTCGCCTACGGAATCGACGATATACCGGCGGAGCTGTGCACACACGTGACGTACTATGCCGCTGGAGTGGATGCGCAGAACTATGAGCTCAAGACGGACAACGCAAAGTACGATATTCTGCAGGATGGATTCAAGAAGTTTGCTAACCTCAAGAAAACCCATCCACACCTACGACTTTCGGTAACTGTTGCGTGCGAAGAAAGCCGCTGTGGAGCATTCACAGCGATGGCTTCATCGCTGGTCCGACGCCAGAAATTTATCACGAGTACGATGCAGTTTTTGGAACGGTACGGCATCGATGGAATCGAAATTGGATGGATCTGGCCTGGTGGAGATAGTAGCGATCGCAGAGCTGACAAGGACAATCTCTATCATCTGATCGTAGAACTGAAGCGAAGCTTCAAAGAGACAGGAAATGACTGGGAGGTGGTTGTTTTTGTCCCAATGAAACGCAACAAAATCGAACAGGGCTTCCATCAGCAGCTGATATGCCA AGCTGCCGATTTCGTCCATCTGACGGGTTATGATATTCGCGAGGATTGCAAAACGTTCGCCGATGTTCACAGTCCGATGAACAATCGAGCTTTCGATCAGGGCGAGCTCATTGATGCTAACGTAAAGGGTGGAATCCAGCACTGGATTGCAGCCGGTTGTCCTGCGGAGAAGATCGTCCTAGAGGTCGCATTGTACGGACGATCGTACACACTGGCCAACGAGGCCGAACACGATCTAGCGGCTCCAATAACGGGTCCTGGTCACATAGGGCAGTACACCAGGAGCTCAAGCTATAAGGCCTACTTTGAGATCTGCATCGAACTCAAGAGTCCCGGATGGACGATCGATTGGGATGTACAAGGCATGTGTCCTTACGCGTACAATGGTGACCAGTGGGTTGGGTTCGAGAACGAAAACTCCGTCACGGAGAAGGCAGTATACGCGGCAGCGACCGGCCTAGCCGGTCTCTACGCTTACCCAATCGATTTAGATGACTATAAGGGCGTTTGCGGTAAGAAATACCCGCTGTTGAATGCTCTGCGCGATGCATACGAGCTGGACAAGGCTCCAGAGGATAAAGAAGACGATTTGACGTTTGCCATTTGGCGCTACAGACGCACTGTACCATCAACAATAAGCACTTAA
- the LOC126578969 gene encoding endochitinase-like — protein sequence MRTAVSSRGLLCVVVIVVLLLGGTSASGHHRRRLVCYFTNWSPNRPAEFAYGIDDIPAELCTHVTYYAAGVDAQNYELKTDNARYDILQDGFKKFANLKRAQPDLRLSLAVACEGAACGPFETMASSLIRRQKFIMSAMQFMQRYGFDGIEIGWIWPGESPERSVDKDNLYLLIAELKRSFKEAGHGWEVAVFVPVKRSKIENGFHQQLICQAADFVHLTGYDIRGNWNTFADVHSPMNNRAFDQGEFRDANVKGGIQHWIAAGCPAEKIVLEVALYGRSYTLANETDHYLAAPVTGAGQNGQYTGSSNYKAYFEICTELKSPGWTIDWDVQGMCPYAYNGNQWVGFENENSVTEKAIYAATTGLAGLYAYPIDVDDYKGVCGKKYPLLNALHEAYKPERAPVIGEDDFMFAIWRSKRSAPTTINA from the exons ATGCGTACCGCGGTCAGTTCGCGAGGGTTGTTGTgtgtcgttgtcatcgttgtGCTACTGCTTGGTGGGACTTCAGCTAGCGGCCATCATCGACGGCGACTCGTCTGTTACTTCACCAACTGGTCACCAAACCGTCCGGCCGAGTTCGCCTACGGAATCGACGATATACCGGCGGAGCTGTGCACACACGTGACGTACTATGCCGCTGGAGTGGATGCGCAGAACTATGAGCTCAAGACAGACAACGCACGGTACGATATTCTGCAGGATGGATTCAAGAAGTTTGCTAACCTCAAACGTGCTCAACCTGACCTACGGCTTTCACTGGCCGTTGCGTGTGAAGGGGCTGCTTGTGGGCCATTCGAAACGATGGCTTCATCGCTGATCCGACGCCAGAAGTTCATCATGAGTGCGATGCAGTTTATGCAACGGTATGGCTTCGACGGGATCGAAATTGGATGGATCTGGCCTGGTGAAAGCCCGGAACGCAGTGTCGATAAGGACAATCTGTACCTCCTGATCGCAGAGCTGAAGCGAAGCTTCAAGGAGGCAGGACATGGTTGGGAGGTGGCCGTTTTCGTCCCGGTGAAACGGAGCAAGATTGAGAATGgcttccaccagcagctgatATGCCA AGCTGCCGATTTCGTCCATCTGACGGGATACGACATCCGCGGGAACTGGAACACGTTCGCCGATGTTCACAGTCCGATGAACAACCGTGCCTTCGATCAGGGCGAGTTCCGTGATGCTAACGTGAAGGGAGGAATCCAGCACTGGATCGCTGCCGGTTGTCCTGCGGAGAAGATCGTCCTAGAGGTCGCACTTTACGGACGATCGTACACActggcaaacgaaacggaCCACTATCTAGCGGCACCGGTAACGGGAGCCGGTCAAAATGGCCAATACACTGGCAGTTCCAACTACAAGGCCTACTTTGAGATCTGCACCGAACTCAAGAGCCCCGGATGGACGATCGATTGGGATGTACAAGGCATGTGTCCTTACGCGTACAATGGCAACCAGTGGGTTGGGTTCGAGAACGAAAACTCCGTCACGGAGAAGGCAATTTATGCGGCCACGACTGGACTGGCCGGTCTCTACGCTTATCCGATCGATGTCGACGATTATAAGGGCGTTTGTGGTAAAAAGTATCCGTTGCTGAACGCACTCCACGAAGCCTACAAGCCCGAAAGAGCTCCAGTGATCGGTGAAGATGATTTCATGTTTGCCATTTGGCGCTCCAAACGCTCCgcgccaacaacaataaacgcTTAA